A region from the Acyrthosiphon pisum isolate AL4f chromosome A1, pea_aphid_22Mar2018_4r6ur, whole genome shotgun sequence genome encodes:
- the LOC100165157 gene encoding inositol-pentakisphosphate 2-kinase isoform X1, producing the protein MTEPAVAWDARPKSLQELTLSDKAWRYQGEGNANVVLSVPADGTVVRVMKEGDGGGAEVTEAAAAETLSVRLRFCDAVRRTFFDGGSRHVDVPVPMRVSSEELREIDRVIRPHRPPSRRHKGLELAGCLVAVCPDYTALPPPDVPGAWCVEIKPKQGWVHEDDVAAGGVRTKCPFCAHQYLKLFRGDIQRPSGYCPLDMFSGRRERVRRAVRSLLRDPQNNLKMFLDGNPLAAPDDGFGAAAGEALGSVRRFCALVAGALLGDFEGGQDAPADGRDGSEDDREEEKEEHRSAASGAVPPASCDFAGAVPMPRHCVLHEILTMQQMQTTGFAAVCSEYDGRHPRDPQFGHVDRLRPNDDGAAAWTPVDGYLVAATARDCSVYVTFRGRPGSSSNAIRVKVSDLDPKPLSTVDKHRKRDANISLACRQYSVE; encoded by the coding sequence atgaccgaACCTGCTGTGGCGTGGGACGCGCGACCGAAATCCCTGCAAGAATTGACGTTGAGCGACAAGGCGTGGCGTTACCAGGGCGAGGGCAACGCCAACGTGGTTTTGTCGGTGCCCGCCGACGGGACAGTGGTGCGGGTGATGAAAGAGGGTGATGGCGGCGGCGCTGAAGTTACGGAGGCCGCGGCGGCCGAAACGCTATCCGTGCGGTTGCGCTTTTGCGACGCCGTCAGACGTACATTCTTCGACGGCGGCAGCCGCCACGTAGACGTGCCCGTACCGATGCGCGTGTCCTCCGAAGAGTTGCGCGAAATCGACCGGGTCATCAGGCCGCACAGGCCGCCGAGCCGGCGGCACAAGGGCCTCGAATTGGCCGGGTGTCTGGTGGCCGTGTGCCCGGACTACACGGCGCTGCCACCGCCGGACGTGCCGGGCGCCTGGTGCGTCGAGATCAAACCCAAACAGGGATGGGTGCACGAGGATGACGTCGCGGCGGGCGGGGTGCGGACAAAGTGTCCGTTCTGCGCGCACCAGTACCTGAAGCTGTTCCGGGGCGACATCCAGAGGCCGAGCGGGTACTGTCCGCTGGACATGTTCTCGGGCCGCCGCGAACGGGTTCGGCGGGCCGTCCGCTCACTGCTCCGGGACCCGCAGAACAATCTGAAAATGTTCCTGGACGGCAACCCGCTCGCGGCCCCGGACGACGGTTTCGGAGCCGCGGCGGGGGAGGCGCTCGGGTCAGTCCGGCGGTTTTGCGCATTGGTCGCGGGCGCACTGCTCGGCGACTTCGAGGGCGGCCAGGACGCCCCGGCGGACGGACGTGACGGTTCGGAGGACGACAGAGAGGAGGAGAAAGAGGAGCACCGTAGCGCCGCTTCGGGGGCTGTGCCGCCGGCGTCGTGCGACTTCGCGGGCGCGGTCCCGATGCCCCGGCACTGCGTCCTGCACGAGATCCTGACGATGCAACAGATGCAAACTACCGGTTTCGCGGCCGTGTGTTCCGAATACGACGGACGGCACCCACGCGATCCGCAGTTCGGCCACGTCGACCGCCTGCGGCCGAACGACGACGGCGCCGCCGCCTGGACCCCGGTGGACGGATATCTGGTGGCCGCCACGGCACGGGACTGTTCCGTGTACGTCACGTTCCGCGGTCGTCCCGGGAGTTCGTCAAACGCGATACGCGTCAAGGTGTCCGACTTGGACCCGAAACCGTTGTCGACCGTTGACAAGCACAGGAAGCGCGACGCAAACATTTCGTTGGCCTGCCGACAATATTCGGTCGAGTAG